Proteins from a single region of Drosophila biarmipes strain raj3 chromosome 3R, RU_DBia_V1.1, whole genome shotgun sequence:
- the LOC108032094 gene encoding histidine-rich protein PFHRP-II, producing the protein MKPFFIAAALLVSTVSASWHGAVSTQYQHLDPHSHTYSYGYADPNSQKHETRGHDGTTHGSYSYVDGHGHVQSVSYTADPHHGFNAVGTNLPQAPQAHAAPVYAAAHSHGSYAPYAHGPIHIPVLTHGGVPVDTPEVQHAKAAHAAAHAAAAHNAGGHHLYKRSIYGGGWAYGQAAHVPLTHGGVPVDTPDVQAAKAEHYAAHAKALGAVAHAHGAPVETPEVQHAKAAHFAAHAAARSGHAIAPINHGGYHVPVIHNGVPVDTPEVQHAKAAHYAALSQASAHGGASSHGSWDDGRYDGRWEQSHSSHNSYATGYAHKGPIHIPVIHNGVPVEPAEVQHARAAHLSAVAAAGHGAPVSHGGYYGSNGHEDDGQYHAHYDHY; encoded by the exons ATGAAGCCATTC TTTATTGCCGCAGCACTGCTGGTCTCCACGGTGTCCGCCTCCTGGCACGGAGCCGTCTCCACACAGTACCAGCACCTGGACCCGCACAGCCACACCTACTCCTACGGATACGCCGATCCCAACTCACAGAAGCACGAGACGCGCGGCCATGATGGCACCACACACGGCTCCTACTCCTACGTGGATGGCCATGGCCATGTGCAGTCGGTGTCCTACACCGCTGATCCCCACCATGGCTTCAATGCCGTGGGCACCAACCTGCCGCAGGCACCTCAGGCCCACGCCGCCCCCGTCTACGCTGCCGCCCACTCCCACGGCTCCTACGCGCCCTACGCCCACGGACCCATCCACATCCCGGTGCTGACCCACGGCGGAGTGCCCGTCGATACGCCCGAGGTGCAGCATGCCAAGGCCGCCCATGCCGCCGCCcacgctgctgctgcccacaATGCCGGTGGACACCACCTGTACAAGCGCTCCATCTACGGAGGAGGATGGGCCTATGGCCAGGCCGCCCATGTCCCACTGACCCATGGAGGTGTGCCCGTTGATACTCCTGATGTGCAGGCTGCCAAGGCTGAGCACTATGCCGCCCATGCCAAGGCCCTGGGAGCCGTGGCCCATGCCCATGGAGCTCCTGTCGAGACGCCCGAGGTGCAGCACGCCAAGGCCGCTCACTTTGCCGCCCACGCTGCCGCCCGCTCCGGACATGCCATTGCCCCCATCAATCACGGCGGCTACCATGTGCCCGTGATCCACAACGGAGTGCCCGTGGATACGCCCGAGGTGCAGCACGCCAAGGCCGCCCACTACGCCGCCCTGTCCCAGGCCTCCGCCCACGGAGGAGCTTCCTCCCATGGATCCTGGGATGATGGCCGCTACGACGGACGCTGGGAGCAGAGCCACAGCAGCCACAACAGCTACGCCACCGGCTATGCGCACAAGGGACCCATCCACATCCCGGTCATCCACAACGGAGTGCCCGTGGAGCCCGCCGAGGTGCAGCACGCCCGTGCCGCGCATCTGAGTGCTGTGGCTGCCGCTGGACACGGCGCTCCGGTCAGCCACGGTGGCTACTATGGTAGCAATGGACACGAGGACGATGGCCAGTACCATGCGCACTACGACCACTACTAG